Proteins found in one Aquibium microcysteis genomic segment:
- a CDS encoding CHAT domain-containing protein: MQTEIEENAAAIHFVVLPDRLSAILTTRTDRRSHTVTTWQGEPFRETVLNAEIDAFLQALNAPRGDPRTQGRKLHDLLIGPFAADLDALDVDLLLVSLDRRLRYLPFAALHDGRGFLVERFDVSVLSDAGFEIAGDRVTGIPFAGLGMTRAAAGFSALPGVRIELEGILRQGDGEGLFDGRVRFDDEFDRTALEDALRIGTAGTAGVGVVHVSSHFALGETDSTSFLLLGTGERLPLADIKANRRAFEFGRVDLLTLSACQTGFASPGRDGRELESLARITGNRGARAILASLWPVADNTTAIMMQRFYELRDRGGYSKAHALGLVQREFISDDIGSTTNWAGKSIVFETAERGAVSLKSNGTQANALGLGHPFYWAPFILTGNWR; this comes from the coding sequence ATGCAGACGGAGATCGAGGAGAACGCGGCGGCGATCCATTTCGTGGTGCTGCCCGACCGGCTGAGCGCCATTCTGACCACCCGCACCGACCGGCGGAGCCACACTGTCACGACATGGCAGGGCGAGCCCTTCCGGGAAACGGTCCTGAATGCCGAGATCGACGCCTTTCTCCAGGCCCTGAACGCACCCCGCGGCGATCCGCGCACGCAGGGCCGCAAGCTCCACGATCTCCTGATCGGTCCTTTCGCGGCGGACCTCGATGCGCTCGACGTCGATCTGCTGCTCGTCTCGCTCGACAGACGCCTGCGCTACCTTCCCTTTGCCGCCCTGCATGACGGCAGGGGCTTCCTCGTTGAACGGTTCGACGTCTCCGTTCTGTCCGACGCAGGCTTCGAAATCGCCGGCGACCGGGTGACCGGCATCCCCTTCGCCGGTCTCGGCATGACGCGGGCCGCGGCAGGTTTCTCCGCCTTGCCGGGCGTGCGAATCGAACTCGAAGGCATCCTGCGGCAAGGCGACGGTGAGGGTCTCTTTGACGGGCGCGTCCGCTTCGACGACGAGTTCGACCGCACGGCGCTGGAGGATGCACTGCGCATCGGAACCGCCGGAACGGCGGGCGTCGGCGTCGTCCACGTGTCCTCGCACTTTGCCCTGGGCGAGACCGATTCGACGTCGTTCCTCCTGCTTGGGACGGGCGAGAGACTGCCGCTGGCCGACATCAAGGCCAATCGACGGGCCTTCGAGTTCGGACGTGTCGACCTGCTGACGCTGTCGGCCTGCCAGACCGGTTTCGCCAGCCCGGGACGGGACGGGCGGGAACTGGAGAGCCTCGCGCGCATCACCGGCAACCGCGGTGCCAGGGCGATCCTGGCGAGCCTCTGGCCGGTCGCCGACAACACCACGGCGATCATGATGCAGCGCTTCTACGAACTGCGCGATCGGGGCGGTTACTCGAAGGCGCATGCGCTCGGCCTGGTGCAGCGGGAATTCATCTCCGATGACATCGGCTCCACGACCAACTGGGCCGGGAAGAGCATCGTCTTCGAAACGGCCGAGCGCGGGGCGGTCTCGCTCAAGTCGAACGGGACGCAGGCGAACGCGCTCGGTCTCGGGCACCCGTTTTACTGGGCACCATTCATTCTGACGGGAAACTGGCGATGA
- a CDS encoding SEL1-like repeat protein produces MQNFVSAVVTRLLPILALLVGTGAAQAVELTRNGVAYQVSVTLPEGASFTHSGIDRQFAIQGVRGNLRLIQDRHDECASLLAERIENKAAEGFLKRSDEASSPTECSVTLTDEVLGLSVSSAYLRIDTCDCFAAIHFTYSADRAQSYRDIARPILASLRANNRKAVPAADGIGQLLGSLDRLTCEGLPRQRDEAGPMLILLSAYTGETVRSLGSAAGFADLADDILENYGLSDLDADRRDAIMNGIIAAHPTVVRAVAQDVDRYGDQLCLVLADPEQNSIHTLVERQQDFRSTYHPLYLRAQELLYLHGCTDPDHDGAFGPMTTAAWSALAQATGLPAPEGRPTPGDVVAAAKRPMAAGACDSDAFDGAETIIALDFLDQNDSGWLQSLTPERVELFDRLGRAPDWTRFGERLAESVFTSYGLTPARKRAMLADIYADGIGVSRSDAAALHWRRLAADSPEPYQLYQAARSNPRLAVTAARAAIEAEAQRDREFGNENGEIYRHAAGPLAIDGRTSVSVAELADLARLAELAQDDPEAARLLLEEGSVHLAIKLADRLLEGATPSGRDPELAARFLAAAADRGDSFATSRLAFLHRHGLGVAQDLELARRMAERAAEAGEPFAAYQLATILDVEGADVRRTIALYGQALAPLNEGGMPNDDIRSLVVNRIVASSGALASPLGRTLLDEQVADDPFLARALADAFLCTECGGPVDVAAAATWLRRAAEDDDDAAYLLATLLRARPSLESKPGEAAEKLAANVTPAENGSGALFGYDTHLASYLTLAMDRADPASFASDMAEVLDAICGEANGRCEEAAGLFASGRLDVRLIAQGIERLERLGSPSLIDIRAAYGDFEGALALARQAADDGTLNVVVGDALDGVSAERDPTLRRLFVQRSGGALKSLPPALEPFLRILARNGDEKAEAYLDMMFELPQEPAPVRRDTARAAQTYETVAARGGLSRALVNAAREYSLALTADGAAEPALRLELAALSAELALDDIAALTSSPIQNGLTRVCHLSRASERAFDLGASDVAMVLAKDAVNALQRIRSDLSAVPERLQTCFRDLVADNYRWLADLLIRQNRLSEAEFVMGLLKDFEAFQFVERDPAFVGRSYEELPFSDEEETLRQALQALVPPTVEDARRSDALRTKRALEGLNADEARELAAIEDRLNAADAAFERGLDDIIAAAETLGRGTEPRACPISGRCRATCRRRSRRTRRRSISWCCPTG; encoded by the coding sequence ATGCAGAACTTTGTCTCGGCCGTGGTGACCAGGCTGCTGCCGATACTGGCTCTTCTCGTCGGCACAGGCGCAGCGCAAGCCGTGGAACTGACGCGCAACGGCGTCGCCTACCAGGTCAGCGTCACCCTTCCCGAGGGCGCAAGCTTCACCCATTCGGGCATCGATCGCCAGTTTGCGATACAAGGCGTCCGCGGCAATCTGCGCCTGATCCAGGACCGCCACGACGAATGTGCGAGCCTCCTTGCCGAGCGGATCGAGAACAAGGCTGCCGAGGGTTTCCTGAAGCGTTCGGACGAGGCCAGTTCCCCGACCGAATGCAGCGTGACGCTGACGGACGAGGTGCTTGGGCTTTCCGTTTCGTCTGCCTATCTGCGGATCGACACGTGCGACTGCTTCGCAGCCATCCACTTCACCTATTCCGCCGACCGGGCGCAGAGCTATCGCGACATCGCCCGCCCGATCCTGGCCTCGCTGCGCGCCAACAACCGGAAGGCCGTGCCGGCGGCGGACGGCATCGGACAACTGCTGGGCAGCCTCGACCGGCTGACCTGCGAGGGCCTGCCGCGTCAGCGCGACGAGGCCGGCCCGATGCTCATCCTGCTGTCGGCCTACACCGGCGAGACCGTCCGCAGCCTCGGAAGCGCGGCAGGCTTCGCCGATCTCGCCGACGACATCCTGGAGAATTACGGCCTCTCCGATCTCGATGCAGACCGGCGCGATGCGATCATGAACGGCATCATCGCCGCGCATCCCACGGTCGTTCGCGCGGTCGCGCAGGATGTCGACCGGTATGGCGACCAGCTCTGCCTGGTGCTGGCGGACCCCGAGCAGAACTCGATTCACACGCTCGTCGAGCGCCAGCAGGATTTCCGCTCGACCTATCATCCGCTCTACCTGCGGGCGCAGGAGCTGCTGTATCTCCACGGCTGCACAGACCCTGACCATGACGGCGCCTTCGGCCCGATGACGACCGCCGCGTGGAGCGCGCTGGCACAGGCGACGGGTCTGCCCGCTCCCGAAGGTCGACCGACGCCGGGCGATGTCGTCGCCGCCGCGAAACGGCCGATGGCCGCCGGCGCCTGCGACAGCGACGCCTTCGACGGCGCCGAGACGATCATCGCGCTCGACTTCCTGGATCAGAACGATTCGGGTTGGCTGCAGTCGCTGACGCCCGAACGTGTGGAACTGTTCGACCGTCTCGGCCGCGCTCCGGACTGGACGCGTTTCGGCGAGCGGCTGGCGGAATCGGTGTTCACTTCCTACGGGCTGACGCCGGCCAGGAAGCGGGCGATGCTCGCGGACATCTATGCGGACGGGATCGGCGTCTCACGATCGGACGCCGCGGCACTGCATTGGCGGCGTCTGGCCGCCGACAGTCCCGAACCGTATCAGCTCTACCAGGCCGCCCGGAGCAACCCGCGTCTCGCAGTGACGGCCGCGCGCGCCGCGATCGAAGCCGAAGCACAGCGCGACCGCGAGTTCGGCAATGAGAATGGCGAAATCTACCGGCACGCTGCCGGCCCCCTCGCCATCGATGGTCGAACCTCCGTCAGCGTCGCCGAACTCGCCGATCTCGCCCGCCTCGCGGAACTGGCACAGGACGATCCGGAGGCGGCCCGCCTTCTCCTGGAGGAGGGATCGGTCCACCTGGCGATCAAGCTGGCCGACCGGCTGCTCGAAGGTGCGACACCAAGCGGGCGCGACCCTGAACTCGCGGCGCGCTTCCTTGCGGCGGCGGCGGATCGGGGCGACAGCTTCGCCACCTCCCGCCTGGCCTTCCTGCACCGCCATGGCCTGGGGGTGGCGCAGGACCTCGAGCTCGCCCGAAGGATGGCGGAACGTGCCGCCGAAGCAGGCGAGCCCTTCGCCGCCTATCAACTGGCCACGATCCTCGACGTCGAAGGCGCGGACGTCCGTCGCACCATCGCGCTCTACGGCCAGGCGCTGGCGCCGCTCAACGAGGGCGGGATGCCGAATGACGACATCCGCAGCCTCGTGGTGAACCGGATCGTCGCGTCGAGCGGCGCGCTGGCCAGTCCGCTGGGGCGGACACTGCTGGACGAGCAGGTCGCCGACGACCCGTTTCTGGCCCGGGCACTGGCAGACGCCTTTCTCTGCACGGAGTGCGGCGGTCCCGTGGATGTGGCGGCGGCGGCGACCTGGCTTCGACGCGCGGCTGAGGACGACGATGACGCCGCTTATCTGCTAGCCACTCTTCTTCGCGCGCGCCCGTCCCTCGAAAGCAAACCAGGCGAAGCGGCCGAGAAGCTCGCTGCCAACGTGACGCCTGCCGAAAACGGGAGCGGTGCGCTGTTCGGATACGACACGCATCTCGCATCCTACCTCACCCTGGCAATGGACAGGGCGGACCCGGCCAGCTTCGCGTCCGACATGGCCGAGGTCCTCGACGCCATTTGTGGTGAAGCCAACGGCAGATGTGAGGAGGCAGCCGGTCTGTTCGCCTCGGGGCGGCTGGACGTGCGCCTCATCGCGCAGGGCATCGAACGGCTCGAACGGCTCGGGTCGCCGAGCCTGATCGACATCCGCGCCGCCTATGGCGACTTCGAGGGCGCCCTTGCGCTTGCCCGGCAGGCCGCAGACGACGGCACCCTCAACGTCGTCGTTGGCGACGCCCTGGACGGCGTATCGGCGGAGCGCGACCCGACGCTACGGCGCCTGTTCGTCCAGCGTTCGGGCGGTGCGCTGAAATCGCTGCCGCCGGCGCTCGAACCCTTCCTGCGCATCCTGGCCCGGAATGGCGACGAGAAGGCCGAGGCCTATCTCGACATGATGTTCGAACTGCCGCAGGAGCCGGCGCCGGTACGGCGAGACACGGCCCGGGCGGCGCAGACCTACGAGACGGTGGCAGCGCGCGGCGGCCTGAGCCGCGCCCTGGTCAACGCGGCACGGGAGTACTCCCTGGCGCTGACGGCAGACGGCGCGGCGGAGCCTGCACTGAGGCTCGAGCTCGCTGCCCTGTCGGCCGAGCTTGCGCTCGACGACATCGCCGCCCTGACCAGCAGCCCGATCCAGAACGGGCTGACACGCGTCTGCCACCTGTCGCGCGCGAGCGAACGGGCCTTCGATCTCGGCGCGTCGGACGTCGCGATGGTCCTGGCCAAGGACGCCGTCAACGCCCTCCAGCGCATCCGCAGCGACCTCTCGGCCGTTCCCGAACGGCTGCAGACCTGCTTTCGCGACCTCGTCGCCGACAATTATCGCTGGCTGGCCGACCTCCTGATCCGGCAGAACCGGCTGAGCGAGGCCGAATTCGTGATGGGGCTGCTCAAGGACTTCGAGGCGTTCCAGTTCGTCGAACGCGACCCGGCCTTCGTCGGTCGCTCCTATGAAGAGCTGCCCTTCTCGGACGAGGAAGAGACGCTGCGCCAGGCGCTCCAGGCGCTCGTGCCGCCGACGGTGGAGGATGCGAGACGCAGCGACGCTTTGCGCACCAAGCGCGCGCTTGAAGGACTGAACGCTGACGAGGCGCGCGAACTGGCCGCGATCGAAGACCGTCTGAACGCCGCCGATGCTGCCTTCGAGCGCGGCCTCGACGACATCATCGCCGCCGCGGAGACGCTTGGCCGGGGGACCGAGCCACGCGCCTGTCCGATCTCGGGCCGCTGCAGGGCTACATGCAGACGGAGATCGAGGAGAACGCGGCGGCGATCCATTTCGTGGTGCTGCCCGACCGGCTGA
- a CDS encoding glycosyltransferase, with the protein MELTVVIPSYGLNALLRTCLAMLDEAIRQAGIEAFRVVVVDNGSAVPYQPSEFECRQLDVVRLDRRTSFSRACNVGAAWRPASFLLFLNNDVLLHRLALKDMMALAADARVGACGARLVYPDDRIQHCGVRLFGNGDGPHHEFHGWPTTSVSRAVRSFQAVTGAALLVRGDTFRALGGFDEIYPFGFEDTDLCLRIRQRGLGVTCSQAVDSIHFESTTNKLPYRHMPSREIFFRRWEGRYALDGDARR; encoded by the coding sequence ATGGAACTGACCGTCGTCATTCCCTCCTACGGGCTGAACGCCCTGCTGCGCACCTGCCTCGCCATGCTCGACGAAGCGATCAGGCAGGCCGGCATCGAGGCCTTTCGGGTCGTCGTCGTCGACAATGGAAGCGCGGTTCCCTACCAGCCCTCCGAATTCGAATGCCGCCAGCTCGACGTCGTGCGCCTGGATCGCCGGACGTCCTTCTCCCGCGCCTGCAACGTCGGTGCCGCCTGGCGCCCGGCGTCCTTCCTCCTGTTTCTCAACAACGACGTCCTGCTGCATCGCCTCGCGCTGAAGGACATGATGGCGCTCGCCGCGGACGCCCGCGTCGGCGCGTGCGGCGCGCGGCTGGTCTATCCCGACGACCGCATCCAGCATTGCGGGGTGCGGCTGTTCGGGAACGGCGACGGCCCGCATCACGAGTTCCACGGGTGGCCGACCACGAGCGTCAGCCGCGCCGTGCGCAGCTTCCAGGCGGTCACCGGCGCGGCGCTGCTTGTCCGGGGGGACACCTTCCGCGCACTCGGCGGCTTCGACGAAATCTATCCGTTCGGCTTCGAGGACACCGATCTCTGCCTGAGGATCAGGCAGCGCGGCCTGGGGGTGACGTGCTCCCAGGCGGTGGACTCCATCCACTTCGAATCCACCACCAACAAGTTGCCCTACCGGCACATGCCCAGCCGGGAGATCTTCTTCCGCCGCTGGGAGGGCCGCTACGCGCTCGACGGGGACGCCCGGCGATGA
- a CDS encoding glycosyltransferase, producing MNVYFLPGAGIFGGIKVGFQFAEALAAAGLKTVMALPEAAAPQWFRSTAPVVDRAAALAALKPGDVAIFSFPPDHAELKATPARLVFHCQGTAPEIDPILADPDVTVLTCWQQAQDYAAARGRRSIPVGIAISDCFFYDGTPKRRDAVSFMPRRGAAIARDALLAHPWLDLVPIDGLHENAAAAVMKRSALHLATSVGEWFGLPALEAMAAGCVVLSVPVVGGRDYLRDGDNCLVGQPGDMPALLARLSGPGGAGLRDRLRTGAMAAASGYRPSRHRALVRQAVAAELGAVMSWN from the coding sequence ATGAACGTCTACTTCCTGCCCGGCGCCGGGATATTCGGCGGCATCAAGGTCGGTTTCCAGTTCGCCGAGGCGCTCGCGGCGGCCGGCCTGAAGACCGTCATGGCCCTGCCGGAGGCGGCAGCGCCGCAATGGTTCCGCAGCACGGCCCCCGTCGTCGACCGTGCCGCGGCGCTGGCCGCGCTGAAGCCCGGCGACGTCGCGATCTTCTCGTTCCCGCCCGACCATGCCGAGCTGAAGGCGACGCCGGCGCGCCTCGTCTTCCACTGCCAGGGGACCGCGCCCGAGATCGACCCCATCCTGGCCGATCCGGACGTGACGGTCCTGACCTGCTGGCAGCAGGCGCAGGATTACGCGGCGGCGCGCGGGCGCCGCTCCATCCCCGTCGGCATCGCGATTTCCGACTGCTTCTTCTACGACGGCACGCCGAAGCGCCGGGACGCCGTCTCCTTCATGCCGCGTCGCGGTGCCGCCATCGCGCGGGACGCTCTGCTGGCTCATCCCTGGCTCGACCTCGTCCCCATCGACGGTCTGCACGAGAACGCCGCCGCCGCGGTCATGAAGCGGTCGGCGCTCCATCTCGCCACGTCGGTGGGCGAATGGTTCGGCCTTCCGGCACTCGAGGCGATGGCGGCCGGCTGCGTCGTCCTGTCCGTGCCGGTCGTGGGCGGACGCGACTATCTGCGCGACGGCGACAACTGCCTCGTCGGCCAGCCGGGCGACATGCCGGCGCTGCTGGCGCGGCTGAGCGGACCCGGCGGCGCAGGCCTGCGCGACAGGCTCCGCACCGGAGCGATGGCTGCAGCATCCGGCTACCGGCCGAGCCGGCACAGGGCGCTGGTCAGGCAGGCGGTCGCTGCGGAGCTGGGGGCGGTGATGTCATGGAACTGA
- a CDS encoding TRAP transporter large permease, whose amino-acid sequence MDALTFGLSTLGIILALIALRVPIGVALGVVSVLGLAYVRNFGIAWSILRETPFSFAANWDLTAIPMFLLMGAIANHSGISTALFRAARLWFSALPGGLAVAANMASVGFAAACGSSLASAAAMGRLAIPEMMKAGYDKALATGVIASAGTLAAVIPPSILLVLYGVFAEVSISRLLIAGVVPGLLTAVAYTLLILIRCRLNPQLAPRLDDAELATLRSERLRALGEVWPVLLLIAGVVGGLYGGIVTPTEAGAVGAALALLIALLQGRMTREAFTESLREAMSATAQIFFVGMGAVMYTRLLSLTGVSGLLTEMMTGFAGDPLMVILAISAIYLILGMFLDPLGIMLITMPVFLPMMKALGLDLIWFGIIVVKYVEIGMITPPLGMNVFVVKSVVGDQIPIWTIYRGVAWFLVAEFFVMALLIAYPQITLFLPDLMR is encoded by the coding sequence ATGGACGCCCTCACCTTCGGCCTCTCCACCCTCGGGATCATCCTGGCGCTGATCGCGCTCCGGGTTCCGATCGGCGTCGCGCTCGGCGTGGTGTCGGTGCTGGGCCTCGCCTATGTCCGCAATTTCGGCATCGCCTGGTCGATCCTGCGCGAGACGCCCTTCTCCTTCGCGGCGAACTGGGATCTGACGGCCATCCCGATGTTCCTGCTGATGGGGGCGATCGCCAATCATTCCGGCATCTCGACCGCGCTGTTCCGGGCGGCGCGGCTCTGGTTCAGCGCCCTGCCCGGCGGACTGGCGGTCGCGGCCAACATGGCGTCGGTCGGCTTCGCCGCAGCTTGCGGCTCCTCGCTCGCCTCGGCCGCCGCGATGGGCCGCCTCGCCATTCCCGAGATGATGAAGGCCGGATACGACAAGGCGCTGGCCACCGGCGTGATCGCGTCCGCGGGAACGCTCGCCGCCGTCATTCCGCCGTCGATCCTGCTCGTGCTCTACGGCGTCTTCGCCGAAGTCTCGATCTCGCGGCTCTTGATCGCGGGCGTGGTTCCCGGACTGCTCACCGCCGTGGCCTACACGCTGCTGATCCTGATCCGCTGCCGGCTGAACCCGCAGCTCGCGCCGAGGCTCGACGACGCCGAACTCGCCACACTCCGGTCCGAGCGGCTGCGCGCACTGGGCGAGGTCTGGCCGGTGCTGCTGCTGATTGCCGGCGTCGTCGGTGGGCTCTACGGCGGCATCGTCACGCCGACCGAGGCGGGCGCGGTGGGCGCGGCCCTCGCCCTCCTCATCGCGCTGCTGCAGGGCCGCATGACCCGCGAGGCCTTCACCGAATCGCTGCGGGAAGCCATGTCGGCGACCGCCCAGATCTTCTTCGTCGGCATGGGCGCGGTCATGTACACGCGTCTGCTCTCGCTCACCGGCGTGTCGGGCCTGCTCACCGAGATGATGACCGGCTTCGCCGGCGATCCGCTGATGGTCATCCTGGCGATTTCCGCGATCTATCTGATCCTCGGCATGTTCCTCGATCCGCTCGGCATCATGCTGATCACCATGCCGGTGTTCCTGCCCATGATGAAGGCGCTGGGGCTCGACCTGATCTGGTTCGGCATCATCGTGGTGAAATATGTCGAGATCGGAATGATCACGCCGCCGCTCGGAATGAACGTCTTCGTCGTCAAATCCGTCGTCGGCGACCAGATTCCGATCTGGACGATCTATCGGGGCGTCGCCTGGTTCCTGGTGGCGGAGTTCTTCGTGATGGCGCTGCTGATCGCCTATCCGCAGATCACCCTCTTCCTGCCCGATCTGATGCGCTGA
- a CDS encoding 2Fe-2S iron-sulfur cluster-binding protein produces MKITFVAADGATTLVEADEGESLMQAAVSSGIDGILGECGGSMMCATCHCYVDDAWAERVGPPVDGEEDMLECATAERRATSRLSCQIRMQAGIDGIVVHLPDRQL; encoded by the coding sequence ATGAAGATCACCTTTGTCGCCGCCGACGGCGCCACCACGCTGGTCGAGGCGGACGAGGGCGAGAGCCTGATGCAGGCTGCCGTCTCCAGCGGCATCGACGGCATCCTCGGCGAATGCGGCGGCTCGATGATGTGCGCGACCTGTCACTGCTACGTCGACGACGCCTGGGCCGAGAGGGTCGGGCCGCCGGTCGACGGAGAGGAAGACATGCTGGAATGCGCGACGGCAGAGCGGCGCGCCACGAGCCGGCTCTCCTGCCAGATCCGCATGCAGGCCGGGATCGACGGCATCGTCGTCCACTTGCCGGACAGGCAGCTCTGA
- a CDS encoding glycosyltransferase: MAASDGCASERKVAVSILALGQIGYGLAAREAVASVLQHTVFDVFLTCDAVTAPLFAPHGRLHLLTRRAPAVSFRPTNFLAKFEALADCLDVSDAAFFMQLDADAVLTRSADGAMVAEALGDADIAMAEQTSILGSPIGRAELRRHYIDHALAFLAPQLEAPPPDRFCFANSGVVLFRRDGLKAFLDWARPLAAGLTAEHRHGEHWIADQDYLQVWANAVNPSRFARLPWQWNHCEHWDEGFPRAEALIAHLSNFMNGPVPETVLRLRALRQADAPPVARPPVPRPPGRGPRTTFVVVSHNSAGWLDMCLEAAAPHGDLVVVDNASSDASPVIARRRGAEVLRNGSNLGFAAAANIGAKAARTPFVCFLNPDCLVTPPVVEAAEAALAEEPLQLLVPGFVDWTGRPESGLQPGYTRLKILADLIETRAPKHARRIRSAARVDDDAWHWPLGACIFTSTDALRILGGFDESYFCYMEDVEMGRAAAARGIAMNGLPHVVVHLGQHGAAIAGSRRAALMNEARFRYAARHHGRGFAVFAEATARLLGFLRKPLGGFPRRVRG; the protein is encoded by the coding sequence ATGGCTGCGAGTGATGGTTGCGCAAGCGAACGCAAGGTTGCGGTCTCCATCCTGGCTCTCGGGCAGATCGGCTACGGGCTGGCCGCGCGCGAGGCCGTCGCCTCCGTCCTGCAGCACACCGTTTTCGACGTCTTCCTGACCTGCGACGCCGTAACGGCGCCTCTCTTCGCGCCGCACGGTCGACTGCACCTTCTGACTCGTCGCGCGCCTGCGGTGTCGTTCAGGCCGACGAACTTTTTGGCCAAGTTCGAAGCGCTGGCGGACTGTCTCGACGTCAGCGATGCCGCGTTCTTCATGCAGCTCGACGCGGACGCCGTGCTGACGCGGTCCGCAGACGGCGCCATGGTCGCCGAGGCCCTCGGCGACGCCGACATCGCGATGGCCGAGCAGACATCGATCCTCGGTTCGCCGATCGGGCGCGCCGAACTGCGCCGGCACTATATCGACCATGCCCTGGCGTTCCTGGCGCCGCAGCTGGAAGCGCCGCCGCCGGACCGGTTCTGCTTCGCCAATTCAGGCGTGGTGCTGTTCCGGCGGGACGGGCTGAAGGCCTTCCTCGACTGGGCGCGGCCCCTGGCGGCTGGGCTGACGGCCGAGCATCGGCATGGAGAGCACTGGATCGCGGATCAGGACTATCTGCAGGTCTGGGCCAATGCCGTGAACCCCTCGCGCTTCGCCCGCCTGCCATGGCAGTGGAACCACTGCGAGCACTGGGACGAGGGATTTCCGCGCGCCGAAGCCCTGATCGCCCATCTGAGCAACTTCATGAACGGACCGGTGCCCGAGACGGTCCTGCGCCTTCGCGCTCTGCGCCAGGCGGACGCGCCGCCCGTTGCCCGCCCGCCCGTTCCCCGCCCGCCCGGGCGCGGGCCGCGGACCACCTTCGTCGTGGTCAGCCACAACTCCGCCGGCTGGCTGGACATGTGCCTCGAAGCCGCCGCGCCGCATGGCGACCTCGTCGTGGTCGACAATGCGTCGTCCGACGCCTCCCCGGTCATCGCGCGTCGCCGGGGAGCGGAGGTCCTGCGCAACGGCTCGAACCTCGGCTTCGCCGCCGCCGCCAATATCGGGGCCAAGGCCGCCCGGACGCCGTTCGTCTGCTTCCTCAATCCGGACTGCCTCGTCACCCCGCCGGTGGTCGAGGCGGCCGAGGCGGCGCTGGCCGAGGAGCCGCTGCAACTGCTCGTCCCCGGTTTCGTCGACTGGACGGGCAGGCCGGAGAGCGGACTGCAGCCGGGCTACACCCGGCTCAAGATCCTGGCCGATCTGATCGAGACGCGCGCGCCGAAGCATGCCCGCCGGATCCGCTCCGCGGCGCGTGTCGACGACGACGCCTGGCACTGGCCGCTGGGCGCGTGCATCTTCACCTCGACGGACGCCTTGCGGATCCTCGGCGGGTTCGACGAGAGCTATTTCTGCTACATGGAGGACGTCGAGATGGGACGGGCAGCCGCCGCGCGCGGCATCGCCATGAACGGCCTGCCGCACGTCGTCGTCCATCTGGGCCAGCATGGAGCGGCGATCGCCGGATCGCGACGGGCGGCGCTCATGAACGAAGCGCGCTTCCGCTATGCCGCGCGCCATCACGGGCGTGGCTTCGCCGTGTTCGCCGAAGCCACGGCCCGTCTCCTGGGCTTCCTGCGCAAGCCTCTCGGCGGGTTCCCGCGACGGGTGCGGGGATGA
- a CDS encoding glycosyltransferase codes for MKEAPMISLIVHTRNAAARLPALLASTAWIVDRVLIDMSSTDGTQALAEGAGFRVVTIPPSDDVDAIRNEHLREAREEWVLVLDSDESLSADAQTEIGRLIAAHGGACDAFAIPRFNTIAGHVMRGSGWYPDHQIRLFRQGTVEWSSGHHRPPRVAGGDARLIRLDPPDCLHIHHANYASLADFVARQTHYLLTDRYDHTFDFDAYVTAAHQELARRRDVEADGDLSTALALLMAWDRIVRGIVHWEKSGRTAPLDVSLAVPFVVEVAPTTLHTSLGRAYRALRTFYRHPLRLPKAYVRERLRRRKARDGT; via the coding sequence ATGAAGGAGGCGCCGATGATCTCGCTGATCGTCCACACCCGCAACGCGGCCGCCCGGCTCCCGGCGCTCCTGGCCTCGACAGCCTGGATCGTTGACCGGGTGCTGATCGACATGTCGAGCACCGACGGCACCCAGGCTCTGGCGGAAGGCGCGGGATTCCGGGTGGTGACGATCCCGCCCTCGGACGACGTCGACGCCATCCGCAACGAACATCTCCGCGAAGCCCGCGAGGAATGGGTGCTCGTGCTCGATTCCGACGAATCCCTTTCGGCGGATGCGCAGACGGAGATCGGTCGCCTGATCGCGGCGCATGGAGGGGCCTGCGATGCCTTCGCCATTCCCCGGTTCAACACCATCGCCGGCCACGTCATGCGCGGGTCGGGGTGGTATCCCGACCACCAGATCCGGCTGTTCCGGCAGGGAACCGTCGAATGGTCTTCCGGCCATCACCGCCCGCCGCGCGTCGCGGGGGGCGACGCCCGGCTGATCAGGCTCGACCCGCCCGACTGTTTGCACATCCACCATGCCAATTATGCCAGCCTCGCGGATTTCGTGGCGCGCCAGACGCATTATCTGCTGACGGACCGCTACGATCACACCTTCGATTTCGACGCCTACGTGACCGCCGCGCATCAGGAGCTGGCCCGGCGGCGGGACGTGGAGGCCGATGGCGACCTGTCGACGGCACTCGCCCTGCTGATGGCCTGGGACCGTATCGTCCGCGGGATCGTCCACTGGGAGAAATCCGGCCGAACGGCACCGCTCGACGTGTCCCTGGCGGTTCCCTTCGTCGTCGAGGTGGCGCCGACGACGCTGCACACGAGCCTGGGCCGCGCCTACCGCGCCCTGCGGACGTTCTATCGCCATCCGCTCAGGTTGCCCAAGGCATACGTCCGGGAGAGACTGCGCCGCAGGAAGGCCCGCGACGGCACCTGA